The following coding sequences are from one Anolis sagrei isolate rAnoSag1 chromosome 6, rAnoSag1.mat, whole genome shotgun sequence window:
- the TAF9 gene encoding transcription initiation factor TFIID subunit 9, producing MAAMEASKMASPKSAPKDAQVMAQILKDMGITEYEPRVINQMLEFAYRYVTTILEDAKIYSSHAKKSSVDADDVRLAIQCRTDQSFTSPPPRDFLLDIARQKNQTPLPLIKPYSGPRLPPDRYCLTAPNYRLRSLQKKVSSSAGRITVPRLSVGAVTSRPSTPTLGTPSAQAMSVSAKVGTPVSLTGQRFTVQIPTSQTSVKSATPTTPTVQNVLINPSLIGSKNILITTNMVSSQGVPGESNALKRKHEDEDDYDNL from the exons ATGGCGGCAATGGAGGCGAGCAAGATGGCGTCTCCTAAGAGCGCTCCTAAAGATGCTCAG GTGATGGCCCAGATCCTGAAAGATATGGGGATTACGGAGTATGAGCCACGGGTTATAAACCAGATGCTGGAGTTTGCATACA GGTACGTGACAACCATCTTAGAAGATGCCAAGATTTATTCGAGTCATGCCAAGAAGTCCAGTGTGGATGCAGATGATGTCCGGTTGGCCATCCAGTGCCGGACAGACCAGTCCTTCACCTCTCCTCCTCCGCGAGAT TTTTTGCTGGATATCGCAAGACAGAAAAACCAGACGCCTTTGCCACTGATTAAACCGTACTCTGGGCCAAGGTTGCCCCCAGACCGATACTGCCTGACAGCACCAAATTACAGGCTGAGGTCCTTACAGAAAAAG GTCTCTTCCTCTGCTGGAAGGATAACTGTGCCACGACTCAGTGTTGGAGCTGTGACCAGCCGTCCCAGTACACCCACGTTAG GAACGCCTTCAGCGCAGGCCATGTCGGTTTCGGCAAAAGTCGGGACACCCGTCTCCCTGACAGGCCAGAGGTTCACCGTGCAGATCCCCACATCTCAAACATCAGTAAAATCAG CAACGCCCACCACTCCGACGGTTCAGAACGTGCTGATCAACCCATCCCTGATCGGATCCAAGAACATCCTCATCACCACCAACATGGTCTCGTCGCAGGGTGTGCCTGGCGAGTCGAACGCGTTGAAAAGGAAACACGAGGACGAGGACGATTACGACAACTTGTGA